The Streptomyces sp. Mut1 genome window below encodes:
- a CDS encoding ABC-F family ATP-binding cassette domain-containing protein translates to MAVNLVNVEQVSKVYGTRALLDGVSLGVSEGDRIGVVGRNGDGKTTLIRMLARLEEADSGRVTHNGGLRLGVLTQHDSLDPEATVRHEVIGDLADHEWAGSAKIRDVLTGLFGGLDLPGFEHGLDTVIAPLSGGERRRIALAKLLIAEQDLIVLDEPTNHLDVEGISWLAGHLRARRSALVCVTHDRWFLDQVCTRMWDVQRGTVHEYEGGYSDYVFARAERERIAATEETKRQNLMRKELAWLRRGAPARTSKPRYRIEAANELIADVPPPRDTSELMKFANARLGKTVFDLEDVTVQAGPKTLLTHLTWQLGPGDRIGLVGVNGAGKTSLLRALAEAARTQGEEQPAAGKIVVGRTVRLAYLSQEVHELKPSLRVLEAVQQVRDRVDLGKGREMTAGQLCEKFGFTKEKQWTPVGDLSGGERRRLQILRLLMDEPNVLFLDEPTNDLDIETLTQLEDLLDGWPGSMIVISHDRFFIERTTDRVMALLGDRSLRMLPRGIDEYLERRQRQAETATPATPSVPRERTAEAPAPAVSAQAARAAKKELQKVERQLDKMSTRETTLHAQIAEHATDFEKVAKLDAELRELVAERDVLEMRWLELAEDA, encoded by the coding sequence GTGGCCGTCAACCTCGTCAATGTCGAGCAGGTCAGCAAGGTGTACGGCACCCGTGCCCTGCTCGACGGTGTGTCCCTCGGCGTCTCCGAGGGCGACCGGATCGGTGTCGTCGGCCGCAACGGCGACGGCAAGACGACCCTGATCCGGATGCTGGCCAGGCTGGAGGAGGCGGACAGCGGCCGCGTCACCCACAACGGCGGGCTGCGTCTCGGCGTGCTGACCCAGCACGACTCCCTCGACCCGGAGGCCACGGTCCGCCACGAGGTCATCGGGGACCTCGCCGACCACGAGTGGGCGGGCAGCGCCAAGATCCGTGACGTGCTCACCGGCCTCTTCGGCGGGCTCGACCTGCCCGGCTTCGAGCACGGCCTGGACACCGTCATCGCCCCGCTCTCCGGCGGTGAGCGCCGCCGGATCGCCCTCGCCAAGCTCCTGATCGCCGAGCAGGACCTGATCGTCCTCGACGAGCCGACCAACCACCTGGACGTCGAGGGCATCTCCTGGCTCGCCGGCCATCTGCGGGCCCGCCGCTCGGCCCTGGTCTGCGTCACCCACGACCGCTGGTTCCTGGACCAGGTCTGCACCCGCATGTGGGACGTCCAGCGGGGCACGGTCCACGAGTACGAGGGCGGCTACAGCGACTACGTGTTCGCCCGCGCCGAGCGGGAGCGGATCGCCGCGACCGAGGAGACCAAGCGGCAGAACCTGATGCGCAAGGAGCTGGCCTGGCTGCGGCGCGGCGCCCCCGCCCGTACCTCCAAGCCGCGCTACCGCATCGAGGCAGCCAACGAGCTGATCGCCGACGTGCCGCCGCCGCGCGACACCAGCGAGCTGATGAAGTTCGCCAACGCCCGGCTCGGCAAGACGGTCTTCGACCTGGAGGACGTGACCGTCCAGGCGGGCCCCAAGACCCTGCTCACGCACCTCACCTGGCAGCTCGGCCCCGGCGACCGGATCGGCCTGGTCGGGGTGAACGGCGCGGGCAAGACCTCGCTGCTGCGGGCGCTCGCGGAGGCGGCCCGTACCCAGGGCGAGGAGCAGCCCGCCGCCGGGAAGATCGTCGTCGGCAGGACCGTCAGGCTCGCCTACCTCTCCCAGGAGGTCCACGAGCTGAAGCCGAGCCTGCGGGTGCTGGAGGCGGTCCAGCAGGTCCGCGACCGGGTCGACCTCGGCAAGGGGCGGGAGATGACCGCCGGGCAGCTCTGCGAGAAGTTCGGCTTCACCAAGGAGAAGCAGTGGACGCCGGTCGGTGACCTCTCCGGTGGTGAGCGGCGCCGGCTCCAGATCCTGCGCCTGCTGATGGACGAGCCCAACGTCCTGTTCCTCGACGAGCCGACCAACGACCTCGACATCGAGACCCTGACCCAGCTGGAGGACCTGCTCGACGGCTGGCCGGGCTCCATGATCGTGATCTCCCACGACCGGTTCTTCATCGAGCGCACCACGGACCGTGTGATGGCCCTGCTCGGGGACAGGTCGCTGCGGATGCTGCCGCGCGGCATCGACGAGTACCTGGAGCGCAGGCAGCGCCAGGCCGAGACCGCGACGCCCGCCACGCCTTCCGTACCCCGCGAGCGGACGGCCGAGGCCCCGGCACCCGCGGTCTCCGCGCAGGCGGCCCGCGCGGCCAAGAAGGAGCTGCAGAAGGTCGAGCGGCAGCTCGACAAGATGTCGACCCGCGAGACGACCCTGCACGCCCAGATCGCCGAGCACGCCACCGACTTCGAGAAGGTCGCGAAGCTGGACGCCGAGCTGCGCGAACTGGTCGCGGAACGCGATGTGCTGGAGATGCGCTGGCTCGAACTCGCCGAGGACGCCTGA
- a CDS encoding 4-(cytidine 5'-diphospho)-2-C-methyl-D-erythritol kinase, which produces MSVTVRVPAKVNVQLAVGAARPDGFHDLANVFLAVGLYDEVTVTPAESLRITCSGPDAAQVPLDASNLAARAATALAALHGIAPDVHIHIDKDIPVAGGMAGGSADGAGALLACDALWGTGASRDELLGLCAELGSDVPFSLVGGAALGTGRGERLSPVEVGGAFHWVFAVADGGLSTPAVYREFDRLTAGTRVPGPVASDALLDALRTGDAKALAGALSNDLQAPALSLRPSLADTLAAGTEAGALAALVSGSGPTTAFLAEDAAAAREVAAALTASGTCRTARTAASPAPGATVL; this is translated from the coding sequence ATGAGTGTCACCGTACGGGTCCCCGCCAAGGTCAACGTCCAGCTCGCGGTCGGTGCCGCGCGCCCGGACGGCTTCCACGACCTGGCGAACGTCTTCCTCGCCGTCGGCCTGTACGACGAGGTCACCGTGACGCCCGCCGAATCGCTGCGGATCACCTGCTCGGGGCCGGACGCGGCGCAGGTCCCGCTGGACGCGTCCAACCTGGCCGCGCGGGCCGCGACAGCTCTCGCGGCGCTCCACGGCATCGCGCCGGACGTGCACATCCACATCGACAAGGACATCCCCGTCGCGGGCGGCATGGCGGGCGGCAGCGCGGACGGGGCCGGCGCCCTGCTGGCCTGCGACGCGCTGTGGGGGACCGGCGCGAGCCGGGACGAGCTGCTCGGGCTCTGCGCCGAGCTGGGCAGCGACGTGCCGTTCAGCCTCGTCGGCGGCGCCGCCCTCGGCACCGGGCGGGGTGAGCGGCTGAGCCCGGTCGAGGTGGGCGGCGCGTTCCACTGGGTGTTCGCGGTCGCCGACGGCGGGCTGTCCACGCCCGCGGTCTACCGCGAGTTCGACCGGCTGACGGCCGGGACCCGGGTCCCCGGGCCCGTCGCCTCGGATGCCCTCCTGGACGCGCTGCGGACCGGCGACGCGAAGGCCCTGGCCGGCGCCCTGAGCAACGACCTCCAGGCCCCCGCCCTGTCGCTGCGCCCCTCGCTGGCGGACACCCTGGCCGCGGGCACCGAGGCGGGCGCCCTGGCCGCGCTGGTCTCCGGCTCGGGGCCGACCACCGCGTTCCTGGCCGAGGACGCGGCGGCGGCCCGCGAGGTGGCCGCCGCGCTGACCGCGTCGGGCACCTGCCGCACCGCCCGCACGGCGGCGTCCCCGGCCCCGGGTGCGACGGTCCTGTAG
- a CDS encoding dolichyl-phosphate-mannose--protein mannosyltransferase translates to MTSTAPEARQGQDAGEQHGPEPTSWQQRLRRFGHYPRPGIGLRERLIPPYTRPGYQLWAVLGVPPLLADRVVRWSAWGGPLLVALVAGVLRFWKLGSPHAVIFDETYYAKDSWALINQGYEGAWPKDVDKLILNDPSQVPVPTDPGYVVHPPVGKWIIGLGEQMFGFTPFGWRFMVAVLGTLSVLMLCRIGRRLFRSTFLGCLAGLLLAVDGLHFVMSRTALLDLVLMFFVLAAFGCLLIDRDWSRQRLAAALPVDAEGVLRPDAGVAERLRLGWRPWRIAAGISLGLAFGTKWNGLFILVAFCLMTVLWDVGARRTAGAVRPYLAVLRRDVVPAFVSTVPVAVLTYLASWTGWIVSDGPDRHGYYRDWAATDGRGGGWTWLPDWLRSLWHYENQVFDFHVNLTSGHTYQSNPWSWIVLGRPVSYFYEEQNGCAASATGKCSREVLAIGTPLLWWAACFALAYVLWRWIFRRDWRAGAIACGVAAGWVPWFLYQERTIFLFYAVVFVPFLCLAVAMMIGAMLGPAADSGPRYELGLAKPDPSGERRRTLGAVAAGVLVLLIVWNFIYFWPLYTGTPIPEDSWRDRMWLDTWI, encoded by the coding sequence GTGACGAGTACAGCGCCCGAAGCCCGGCAGGGCCAAGACGCCGGGGAGCAGCACGGCCCGGAGCCGACTTCCTGGCAGCAGCGGCTCCGCCGCTTCGGCCATTACCCGCGTCCCGGGATCGGGCTGCGGGAGCGGCTGATTCCGCCGTACACGCGGCCCGGGTACCAGCTGTGGGCGGTGCTCGGCGTGCCCCCGCTGCTCGCGGATCGGGTGGTGCGCTGGTCGGCGTGGGGCGGGCCGCTGCTGGTGGCGCTGGTCGCGGGTGTGCTGCGGTTCTGGAAGCTGGGCAGCCCGCACGCGGTGATATTCGACGAGACGTACTACGCCAAGGACTCCTGGGCGCTGATCAACCAGGGGTACGAGGGGGCGTGGCCGAAGGACGTCGACAAGCTGATCCTGAATGACCCGTCGCAGGTGCCGGTGCCGACGGACCCGGGCTATGTGGTGCACCCGCCGGTCGGCAAGTGGATCATCGGCCTCGGTGAGCAGATGTTCGGGTTCACGCCGTTCGGCTGGCGGTTCATGGTCGCGGTGCTCGGCACGCTGTCGGTGCTGATGCTGTGCCGGATCGGCCGCAGGCTGTTCCGCTCGACGTTCCTGGGCTGTCTGGCGGGGCTGCTGCTCGCGGTGGACGGGCTGCATTTCGTGATGAGCCGCACCGCGCTGCTCGACCTGGTGCTGATGTTCTTCGTGCTGGCCGCGTTCGGCTGTCTGCTGATCGACCGCGACTGGTCCAGACAGCGGCTCGCGGCAGCGCTGCCGGTCGACGCGGAGGGTGTGCTGCGTCCGGACGCCGGGGTCGCGGAGAGGCTGCGTCTGGGCTGGCGCCCGTGGCGGATCGCCGCCGGGATCTCGCTGGGCCTGGCCTTCGGTACGAAGTGGAACGGGCTGTTCATCCTGGTCGCGTTCTGCCTGATGACGGTGTTGTGGGATGTGGGCGCGCGCCGCACGGCCGGCGCGGTGCGCCCGTATCTGGCGGTGCTGCGGCGGGATGTGGTGCCGGCGTTCGTCTCGACGGTGCCGGTCGCGGTCCTCACGTACCTCGCGTCCTGGACGGGCTGGATCGTCAGCGACGGTCCGGACCGGCACGGCTATTACCGGGACTGGGCGGCGACCGACGGCAGGGGCGGCGGCTGGACCTGGCTGCCGGACTGGCTGCGCAGCCTGTGGCACTACGAGAACCAGGTGTTCGACTTCCATGTGAACCTGACGTCGGGTCACACGTACCAGTCCAATCCGTGGAGCTGGATCGTGCTGGGCCGGCCCGTCTCGTACTTCTACGAGGAGCAGAACGGCTGCGCGGCGTCGGCGACCGGCAAGTGCTCCCGCGAGGTCCTGGCCATCGGCACCCCGCTGCTGTGGTGGGCGGCCTGTTTCGCCCTGGCGTACGTGCTGTGGCGCTGGATCTTCCGCCGCGACTGGCGGGCGGGCGCGATCGCCTGCGGGGTGGCCGCGGGCTGGGTGCCGTGGTTCCTGTACCAGGAACGCACCATCTTCCTTTTCTACGCGGTGGTGTTCGTGCCGTTCCTGTGTCTCGCGGTGGCGATGATGATCGGCGCGATGCTGGGCCCGGCGGCGGACTCCGGGCCCCGGTACGAACTGGGCCTGGCGAAACCCGATCCCTCGGGCGAACGGCGCCGGACACTGGGGGCGGTGGCGGCCGGTGTGCTGGTTCTGTTGATTGTCTGGAATTTCATCTATTTCTGGCCGCTGTACACGGGAACTCCCATTCCGGAGGATTCCTGGCGGGACCGGATGTGGCTGGATACCTGGATTTGA
- a CDS encoding lipoprotein, which produces MFMTRRTVRGLVPALLAAAVLTGCSSDPDTDGGAKAEKSAGAPAVKTAAGGGTVGGPGSGCELPVTFDLAKLWKAKAVAPIEPDSDFAGLATQGPVTMVCEIDAKPAGHIGFLRVWQGKNKDASPRETLEGFVGAEKNASKISYTKAAAGKTTAAEVSYTLHSKLVEESRPARAFAVATPEGPVVVQLGGFDAYEHKGMLPAYELAKRTVRVG; this is translated from the coding sequence ATGTTCATGACGCGTCGTACCGTTCGCGGGCTGGTACCCGCACTGCTGGCCGCGGCCGTGCTGACCGGCTGCTCATCCGATCCGGACACCGACGGCGGAGCGAAGGCGGAGAAGTCCGCCGGGGCTCCGGCCGTGAAGACGGCGGCCGGGGGCGGCACCGTCGGAGGCCCCGGTTCCGGCTGCGAGCTGCCGGTGACGTTCGACCTGGCGAAGCTGTGGAAGGCGAAGGCCGTCGCCCCGATCGAGCCGGACTCGGACTTCGCCGGGCTCGCCACCCAGGGCCCGGTCACCATGGTCTGCGAGATCGACGCCAAGCCGGCCGGGCACATCGGGTTCCTGCGGGTGTGGCAGGGGAAGAACAAGGACGCCTCGCCGCGCGAGACGCTGGAGGGCTTCGTCGGAGCCGAGAAGAACGCCTCGAAGATCAGTTACACGAAGGCCGCGGCCGGGAAGACGACCGCGGCCGAGGTGTCCTACACCCTCCACAGCAAGCTCGTGGAGGAGTCCCGCCCCGCCCGCGCCTTCGCCGTCGCCACGCCCGAAGGTCCGGTCGTCGTCCAGCTGGGCGGATTCGACGCCTACGAGCACAAGGGCATGCTGCCGGCGTACGAACTGGCGAAGCGGACGGTACGGGTGGGCTGA
- a CDS encoding TatD family hydrolase yields MSRTEAPPLPEPLRVPVADSHTHLDMQDGTVEEGLARAAAVNVTTVVQVGCDVKGSRWAAETAAAHPGVHAAVALHPNEAPRIVHGDRDGWSRQGAREGGGAAALHDALAEIDALAALPHVRGVGETGLDYFRTGPEGMAAQEESFRAHIEIAKRHGKALVIHDREAHADVLRILADAGAPERTVFHCYSGDAEMARVCARAGYFMSFAGNVTFKNAQPLRDALAVAPVELVLVETDAPFLTPAPFRGRPNAPYLIPVTLRAMATVKGLEEDELAAAVADNTARAFDY; encoded by the coding sequence ATGAGCCGTACCGAAGCCCCGCCGCTGCCCGAACCCCTCCGGGTTCCGGTCGCCGATTCGCACACCCACCTGGACATGCAGGACGGCACCGTCGAGGAGGGCCTCGCCAGGGCCGCCGCGGTCAACGTGACGACCGTGGTGCAGGTGGGGTGCGACGTGAAGGGGTCCCGCTGGGCCGCGGAGACCGCCGCCGCGCACCCGGGCGTGCACGCGGCGGTGGCCCTGCACCCCAACGAGGCGCCGCGCATCGTGCACGGTGATCGGGATGGGTGGTCGCGGCAGGGGGCCCGGGAGGGCGGTGGCGCCGCCGCCCTTCACGACGCCCTCGCCGAGATCGACGCACTGGCCGCGCTGCCGCATGTGCGCGGGGTCGGCGAGACCGGCCTCGACTACTTCCGTACCGGGCCCGAGGGCATGGCCGCCCAGGAGGAGTCCTTCCGCGCCCACATCGAGATCGCCAAACGCCACGGCAAGGCGCTCGTCATCCACGACCGCGAGGCCCACGCGGACGTCCTGCGCATCCTCGCGGACGCGGGGGCGCCGGAGCGGACCGTCTTCCACTGCTACTCCGGCGACGCGGAGATGGCGCGGGTGTGCGCCCGCGCCGGGTACTTCATGTCGTTCGCCGGCAACGTGACCTTCAAGAACGCCCAGCCGCTGCGCGACGCGCTGGCGGTGGCGCCGGTGGAGCTCGTCCTCGTCGAGACCGACGCGCCCTTCCTGACCCCGGCCCCCTTCCGGGGCCGCCCCAACGCGCCGTACCTGATCCCGGTCACGCTCCGGGCGATGGCGACGGTGAAGGGGCTGGAGGAGGACGAGCTGGCGGCGGCGGTGGCGGACAATACGGCGCGGGCGTTCGACTACTGA
- a CDS encoding outer membrane protein assembly factor BamB family protein encodes MSQPPGQQPPQGGFGAPYDPQTGTGAGTGSSGSGAHPQPAGPYDAPGRPGPYGQPPQPSGPYGQPPAQPRPGYGYPPQPGPYGQQPPQPPTQPGYGYPPQGHGHPQPGPGQLSVHQMPTQQYGAPPPAGPQGGGGWFRGRAAKAVGVAVAVALVAGAGIWFAVGGDGDDDKPVAGPTHSASPTVSPSPTGSKATGEPVISPEDEARTINAGVKSGEAKVLWLQKGGVDLPAGGEDVYGPWFAGDTVAKAMFYTVSGYSVSDGTLQWSVRLPTRMCSAPSLPTDDGKIVLAIRHDTSEGAECNTLQMIDLTTGKAGWRKTFVRKGIWDGLSDLAMSVNGGTVTVGRTSRSEGFRVSDGKQLFGEQSGACQPFGFASGPVAIAATSCHTADDDYKDQQVQRIDPATGKVLWTYKLKKDWEIAQFYSVSPLVVSLKQPDKWGILVLNDDGSYRTQLSGGPGEYAPKCDDELMALSKNLDNCMGVAADANTFYMATRTGTERDNKIVAFDLTTGKYRWSAKSPDGQTATPLRVENGKLLMYVSPVLKKGGGIASLPSTGGTPLMVLRHPASGADMELGFVGPRVVYVGGRTLLMRTRLSGISGDEEVDARSMVVFGN; translated from the coding sequence ATGAGCCAGCCGCCCGGACAGCAGCCGCCGCAGGGCGGGTTCGGAGCACCGTACGACCCGCAGACCGGTACGGGGGCCGGCACCGGATCGTCCGGATCCGGTGCCCATCCGCAGCCGGCCGGACCGTACGACGCACCCGGCAGGCCCGGCCCGTACGGACAGCCGCCGCAGCCCTCAGGCCCGTACGGACAGCCCCCGGCCCAGCCCCGGCCGGGCTACGGCTACCCGCCCCAGCCCGGCCCGTACGGGCAGCAGCCCCCGCAGCCGCCCACCCAGCCCGGCTACGGCTACCCGCCCCAGGGCCACGGCCACCCGCAGCCCGGTCCCGGGCAGCTCTCCGTGCATCAGATGCCGACCCAGCAGTACGGCGCGCCGCCGCCGGCCGGGCCGCAGGGCGGGGGCGGCTGGTTCCGCGGCCGGGCCGCGAAGGCCGTGGGGGTCGCGGTCGCCGTGGCGCTCGTGGCCGGCGCCGGAATATGGTTCGCCGTCGGCGGGGACGGCGACGACGACAAGCCCGTGGCGGGCCCGACCCACTCCGCCTCGCCCACCGTCTCGCCCTCGCCGACCGGGAGCAAGGCCACGGGGGAGCCCGTGATCAGCCCGGAGGACGAGGCCCGGACCATCAACGCGGGCGTCAAGTCCGGTGAGGCGAAGGTCCTCTGGCTCCAGAAGGGCGGCGTCGACCTGCCGGCCGGCGGCGAGGACGTGTACGGACCCTGGTTCGCGGGGGACACCGTCGCGAAGGCCATGTTCTACACGGTCTCGGGCTACTCGGTCTCCGACGGCACCCTCCAGTGGAGCGTCCGGCTCCCCACCCGGATGTGCTCCGCGCCCTCGCTGCCCACCGACGACGGCAAGATCGTCCTCGCGATCAGGCACGACACCTCGGAAGGCGCCGAGTGCAACACGTTGCAGATGATCGACCTCACGACGGGCAAGGCCGGCTGGCGGAAGACGTTCGTACGCAAGGGCATCTGGGACGGGCTCTCCGACCTCGCGATGTCGGTCAACGGCGGCACGGTCACCGTGGGCCGCACCAGCAGGTCCGAGGGGTTCCGGGTCAGTGACGGCAAGCAGCTCTTCGGCGAACAGTCCGGCGCGTGCCAGCCGTTCGGCTTCGCCAGCGGGCCCGTGGCCATCGCGGCGACGAGCTGCCACACCGCCGACGACGACTACAAGGACCAGCAGGTGCAGCGGATCGACCCCGCCACCGGCAAGGTCCTGTGGACGTACAAGCTCAAGAAGGACTGGGAGATCGCGCAGTTCTACTCCGTCAGCCCGCTCGTCGTCTCGCTGAAGCAGCCGGACAAGTGGGGCATCCTGGTGCTCAACGACGACGGCAGCTACCGGACCCAGCTCTCCGGCGGTCCGGGCGAGTACGCGCCCAAATGCGATGACGAACTGATGGCGCTCAGCAAGAACCTGGACAACTGCATGGGCGTGGCCGCCGACGCGAACACGTTCTACATGGCCACCAGGACGGGCACCGAACGCGACAACAAGATCGTCGCCTTCGACCTGACGACCGGCAAGTACCGCTGGTCGGCGAAGTCGCCGGACGGGCAGACGGCCACGCCGCTGCGGGTCGAGAACGGCAAGCTGCTGATGTACGTCAGCCCGGTCCTGAAGAAGGGCGGCGGCATCGCCTCCCTCCCGTCCACCGGCGGCACCCCGCTGATGGTGCTTCGGCATCCGGCGTCGGGCGCCGACATGGAACTCGGCTTCGTCGGGCCACGCGTCGTGTACGTGGGCGGGCGCACCCTCCTGATGCGGACGAGGCTCAGCGGCATCAGCGGAGACGAAGAGGTGGACGCGCGGTCCATGGTGGTCTTCGGGAACTGA
- the rsmA gene encoding 16S rRNA (adenine(1518)-N(6)/adenine(1519)-N(6))-dimethyltransferase RsmA, which produces MSTEPDALLGPADIRELAATLGVRPTKQRGQNFVIDANTVRRIVRTAGVRPDDVVVEVGPGLGSLTLALLEAADRVVAVEIDDVLAAALPATVAARMPGRADRFALVHSDAMLVRELPGPPPTALVANLPYNVAVPVLLTVLDRFPSIERTLVMVQAEVADRLAARPGNKVYGVPSVKASWYTDVKRAGSIGRKVFWPAPNVDSGLVSLVRRTEPVATTASKEEVFAVVDAAFAQRRKTLRAALAGWAGSAPAAEAALLAAGISPQERGESLTVEEFAAVAENKPGSAG; this is translated from the coding sequence GTGAGCACAGAGCCCGACGCCCTCCTGGGCCCCGCAGACATCCGTGAGCTGGCCGCGACCCTGGGCGTACGTCCCACCAAGCAGCGCGGCCAGAACTTCGTCATCGACGCCAACACGGTCCGCCGGATCGTGCGGACGGCGGGGGTGCGGCCGGACGACGTGGTGGTCGAGGTCGGGCCGGGGCTCGGCTCGCTGACCCTCGCGCTGCTGGAGGCCGCCGACCGCGTCGTCGCCGTCGAGATCGACGACGTGCTCGCCGCCGCCCTGCCGGCCACCGTCGCCGCCCGGATGCCCGGCCGCGCCGACCGGTTCGCGCTGGTGCACTCGGACGCGATGCTCGTACGGGAGCTGCCGGGCCCGCCGCCCACCGCGCTCGTCGCCAACCTCCCGTACAACGTCGCCGTGCCCGTCCTGCTCACCGTGCTGGACCGCTTCCCGAGCATCGAGCGGACGCTCGTCATGGTGCAGGCGGAGGTCGCCGACCGGCTGGCCGCCCGGCCGGGGAACAAGGTGTACGGCGTGCCGTCGGTGAAGGCGAGCTGGTACACGGACGTCAAGCGCGCCGGCTCCATCGGCCGCAAGGTGTTCTGGCCCGCGCCCAACGTCGACTCCGGGCTCGTCTCGCTGGTGCGCCGCACCGAACCCGTGGCGACGACCGCGAGCAAGGAAGAAGTCTTCGCGGTCGTGGACGCGGCGTTCGCCCAGCGCCGCAAGACGCTGCGCGCGGCCCTGGCCGGCTGGGCCGGCTCCGCGCCGGCCGCCGAGGCCGCCCTGCTCGCCGCGGGCATCTCGCCGCAGGAGCGCGGCGAGTCACTGACGGTCGAGGAGTTCGCCGCCGTCGCCGAGAACAAGCCCGGGAGCGCGGGATGA
- the rsmI gene encoding 16S rRNA (cytidine(1402)-2'-O)-methyltransferase, giving the protein MGVVTGTTGTLVLAGTPIGDLADAPPRLAAELEAADVIAAEDTRRLRRLTQGLGVHTTGRVVSYFEGNETARTPELVEALAGGARVLLVTDAGMPSVSDPGYRLVAAAVERDIKVTAVPGPSAVLTALALSALPVDRFCFEGFLPRKGGERLSKLREVAREPRTMVFFEAPHRLDDTLAAMAEVFGAERRAAVCRELTKTYEEVKRGPLADLAAWSAAEQVRGEITVVVEGVAPGGEELDAEELVRRVRVREEAGERRKEAIAAVAADAGLPKREVFDAVVAAKNAARTGHADGKGLS; this is encoded by the coding sequence ATGGGCGTTGTGACTGGAACGACTGGAACGCTCGTGCTCGCAGGGACCCCCATCGGCGACCTGGCGGACGCCCCGCCACGCCTCGCCGCCGAACTGGAGGCCGCCGACGTCATCGCCGCCGAGGACACCCGCAGGCTGCGCCGGCTGACCCAGGGACTCGGCGTCCACACCACGGGCCGCGTCGTCTCCTACTTCGAGGGCAACGAGACCGCCCGTACGCCCGAACTCGTCGAGGCGCTGGCCGGCGGCGCCCGGGTCCTGCTCGTCACGGACGCCGGCATGCCCTCCGTCTCCGACCCCGGTTACCGGCTCGTCGCCGCCGCCGTGGAACGCGACATCAAGGTCACCGCCGTCCCCGGCCCCTCCGCCGTGCTCACCGCGCTCGCCCTGTCCGCGCTGCCGGTGGACCGGTTCTGCTTCGAGGGCTTCCTGCCGCGCAAGGGCGGCGAACGCCTCTCCAAGCTCCGCGAGGTCGCCCGCGAGCCCCGCACGATGGTCTTCTTCGAGGCCCCCCACCGGCTCGACGACACCCTCGCCGCGATGGCCGAGGTCTTCGGCGCGGAGCGGCGGGCCGCCGTCTGCCGCGAGCTGACCAAGACGTACGAGGAGGTCAAGCGCGGCCCCCTGGCCGACCTCGCCGCCTGGTCGGCCGCCGAGCAGGTACGCGGTGAGATCACCGTCGTCGTGGAGGGCGTGGCCCCGGGGGGCGAGGAACTGGACGCCGAGGAGCTGGTACGCAGGGTGCGGGTGCGCGAGGAGGCGGGGGAGCGGCGCAAGGAGGCCATCGCCGCCGTCGCCGCCGACGCGGGGCTGCCCAAACGCGAGGTGTTCGACGCCGTCGTCGCGGCAAAGAATGCCGCCAGGACCGGCCATGCGGACGGTAAAGGACTATCGTGA